A single genomic interval of Aedes aegypti strain LVP_AGWG chromosome 1, AaegL5.0 Primary Assembly, whole genome shotgun sequence harbors:
- the LOC5580205 gene encoding dipeptidase 2, with translation MNSMPNHADFMELGTIHQHQSTCKQHCFVFTEIADIDLPPEITKYPEKIKNGSIHSYKKDSMSPPPPKVPKSRRSRKIIAVVSALLVCIALAAGIPLGLQLRSSSLLEARLAFIRRLLAESPLVEGYWAPQMGANFSKSYAEVKNSMVGALLWPISVPCAAQYLDAVQLTLEGIDDARRMVKKNKEMIIVESADAMEQAHTDGKMAILFGLEGGHTLGSSLAVLRSMYSLGARFVSLTGLGCTTPWASASIRTDFFDENLPSTLTNFGEVVIQEMNRLGMLVEISRLSEPAMMVALNVAKAPLLLSNALPSSMACNGSTAAIPDHIMSALSQNGGVIMLNVERCGDKPMNLKDAIAAINYVRAIAGVGHVGLSGSPKNYPLLLAELARDRLWGSAAIKKLVGGNIVRVLREVEINKNRLPLSEDWIPLEAVEGNAYCRYPET, from the exons ATGAACTCGATGCCGAATCATGCGGATTTCATGGAGCTTGGGACGATCCACCAGCATCAGTCCACCTGCAAGCAGCACTGCTTCGTGTTCACAGAGATTGCGGATATTGACCTACCTCCGGAGATTACCAAGTACCCGGAGAAGATCAAGAATGGTAGCATTCACTCGTACAAGAAGGACAGCATGTCGCCACCGCCTCCGAAGGTGCCGAAAAGTAGACGTTCCAGGAAAATAATCGCCGTGGTCTCTGCCCTACTGGTTTGCATAGCTTTGGCCGCGGGTATCCCGCTGGGACTTCAACTCAGGTCTTCATCGCTGCTGGAAGCTCGTTTGGCGTTCATTAGACGTCTACTGGCGGAATCCCCGCTGGTTGAAGGTTATTGGGCGCCACAGATGGGCGCCAATTTCAGCAAAAGCTACGCCGAGGTCAAGAACAGTATGGTAGGGGCGTTGCTGTGGCCTATTTCTGTTCCGTGTGCCGCCCAATATCTGGATGCGGTTCAATTGACGCTGGAAGGTATTGACGACGCTAGGAGGATGGTGAAGAAGAACAAGGAAATGATAATTGTGGAGAGTGCCGATGCGATGGAACAAGCCCATACCGATGGGAAGATGGCGATTTTGTTCGGCCTAGAGGGCGGTCACACGTTGGGTTCAAGTTTGGCTGTTCTACGTTCTATGTATTCACTGGGTGCGAGGTTTGTATCGTTGACGGGATTGGGCTGCACCACTCCGTGGGCCAGTGCTTCCATTAGGACGGACTTTTTCGATGAGAATCTTCCATCTACGCTGACGAACTTCGGAGAG GTTGTCATCCAGGAGATGAACCGTCTCGGAATGTTGGTGGAGATATCGCGTCTTTCGGAACCGGCCATGATGGTGGCTTTGAATGTTGCCAAGGCTCCGCTACTGCTGTCCAACGCTCTTCCCTCCTCGATGGCCTGCAATGGATCAACTGCAGCCATTCCAGATCATATTATGAG TGCTCTGTCTCAAAATGGCGGCGTAATCATGTTGAACGTGGAGCGCTGTGGAGATAAACCGATGAATCTGAAGGATGCAATCGCCGCCATAAACTACGTCCGCGCCATTGCAGGAGTTGGCCATGTGGGGCTGAGCGGTTCACCGAAGAATTATCCTCTACTGTTGGCGGAGCTGGCACGGGATCGTCTGTGGGGATCAGCAGCCATCAAGAAGCTCGTTGGAGGCAACATTGTTCGAGTGCTGAGAGAG GTGGAAATCAACAAAAATCGTCTGCCCCTTTCCGAGGATTGGATCCCACTGGAAGCGGTTGAGGGAAATGCCTACTGTCGTTATCCAGAAACGTAG